In Desulfomicrobium apsheronum, a single window of DNA contains:
- a CDS encoding SPL family radical SAM protein → MKTLPTYLQGISRVVVDAAVADSPVAQRVRQKLPHLTAEVLAEGEALSSGLAREDILYLKRYRGRFLRHCPGTSHYRCCGYQIVHIGENCPLRCSYCILQAYFQDRVLKVWANQDDLWRELDQAFSANPDRRYRVGTGEFTDSLVLEALTGYSRDLIEFLGSYPQVCLELKSKVVDLSWMDVVRDPSRVLPAWSMNAPAIADHEEQGECASLEERLAAARTCAREGFRVCLHFDPMIHFSGWQEGYARTAEMIFDHLRPEEIAYVSMGSFRHMPDLKRCIIENFPGSGYIHGEFITGIDGKQRLLRPLRVEQFRFLADALRRGGLDRQLYLCMESDEVWQAVFGRTPADLGGLYRHLMAQAFGE, encoded by the coding sequence ATGAAGACGCTGCCCACCTATCTGCAGGGCATCAGCCGGGTAGTGGTCGATGCGGCCGTGGCCGATTCCCCCGTGGCGCAGCGCGTGCGCCAGAAGCTGCCCCACCTGACGGCGGAAGTGCTGGCCGAGGGCGAAGCCCTTTCTTCCGGGCTGGCGCGCGAAGACATTCTTTATCTGAAACGGTACCGGGGGCGTTTTTTGCGTCATTGTCCCGGCACCAGTCATTATCGCTGTTGCGGGTACCAGATCGTGCACATCGGCGAGAATTGTCCGCTGCGCTGCTCGTATTGCATCCTGCAAGCCTATTTTCAGGATCGCGTGCTCAAGGTCTGGGCCAACCAGGATGATCTGTGGCGTGAGCTTGACCAGGCCTTCAGCGCAAACCCGGATCGCCGCTATCGGGTCGGCACCGGGGAGTTCACCGATTCCCTGGTTCTTGAAGCCCTGACCGGCTACAGCCGGGACCTGATCGAGTTCCTGGGGAGCTATCCGCAAGTCTGCCTTGAACTCAAATCCAAGGTCGTGGACCTGTCCTGGATGGACGTGGTGCGCGATCCGTCCCGGGTTCTGCCGGCCTGGTCCATGAACGCGCCGGCCATCGCCGACCATGAGGAACAGGGCGAGTGCGCGAGCCTGGAAGAGCGCCTCGCAGCGGCGAGGACCTGCGCCCGGGAAGGTTTTCGGGTCTGCCTGCATTTTGACCCCATGATCCATTTTTCCGGCTGGCAGGAAGGCTATGCCCGTACCGCCGAGATGATCTTCGACCATCTGCGTCCCGAAGAGATCGCCTATGTAAGTATGGGCTCCTTTCGGCACATGCCGGACCTCAAGCGCTGCATCATCGAGAATTTTCCCGGGTCAGGCTACATTCACGGAGAGTTCATAACCGGCATCGACGGTAAACAGCGCCTGCTGCGTCCCTTGCGGGTCGAGCAGTTCCGTTTTCTGGCCGACGCGTTGCGCCGGGGCGGGCTTGATCGGCAGCTGTATCTTTGCATGGAGTCGGACGAGGTTTGGCAGGCCGTATTTGGTCGGACACCGGCGGATCTGGGGGGGCTTTACCGGCATCTGATGGCGCAGGCTTTTGGCGAATAG